The sequence below is a genomic window from Corythoichthys intestinalis isolate RoL2023-P3 chromosome 12, ASM3026506v1, whole genome shotgun sequence.
CATGTGTGCATTTACAGTTGCATCTCCGTTTCAACGATGTCGAAATTCCGTGTGAAAAGGATGTAGTATTTAAGCCAGACCCAAGGGGGCAaagcagttttacaaggcgacacttccttgacaacaacctcctcaaaTCGGTAGACAACATAcctgcccactcgaagcaatggcgtaCACAcgcttttttttgtaaaatgctaAAATATCAGAAGCTTCTGCTTCAAAAGGCGCACAAACGCGAACATTTGGCACACCACACAAAGAACAAGCTGACTTTCCACCATGTTTGCTGCtgtgaatgtttagtagcagcgacTGCTCATGTCCAAAATGACGTGTACGGGTACTGGCGTCATCGGCGCGAGAGCATACCGTTTACATAACTGTGGAGCAACCCCCTAAATCGAATCGTTACGCTTCAGAGGCCAGAATCAAAAGCTAGTGTCTTCGCCTTTCGTTTTCGCCGTCACTACATATAAGCAAGACCATTCCACAATGTTatcattgcgtcttggtgtcacaGCGTCACCAAGTAAACGGCCCCAAAAACTCCAATTTATGCAACATTTTGGGTATCTACTTAAATATACTATTAGTCAAGTCTTTATCCATTAAAAAGCTGTTTCATGGTTATCGTAGGGCTGACGATATCGGAAAAAAATGACGTTGCAACTTTTTGGGGTCTTGTGACAGATTGCAATATTGCAATATTAGTGTTGTTATTGGCAGCccttttgtttttgtcttagtcttttggacgaaaatacttattagtcgtaGTCATAAattagtaatttcaaaatgtgttcgcctacatctagttttagtcaatgaaAACATCATctagtcttcatctagttttagtcgacaattactcAACATTTTTTCGTCTGTAAACTTCAAAACCTTTATAccaggaataaataaatacataaataaagggTTTCCGACAAttttaaatgaacattgacagacgagcacataattgtagtctacaaggacatgatGATTATACACGcatagcaggaaaacagtagattattttcaattaattaaactcatctGGACGACACGACCTGTAcataaaaagttttccaagaatTTAAGACActtgccacgctaaatgctaatgctaacgcaatcgctatgctaacgctacaagttacatttagtgtgaataacactcagcacagacctgtaAAGGTCAAAGCAACAAGGCATATCTAGCCAAAATGAtaccaaaacttaccaagccgaACCTGACATGGGTTCCCAAAAAGGCAATTGTGTGACTGTGAAGGGACAGTTGCACATTGGCAAATTGCAAAGACAATGTTCTAACGAAATATAGTGAAGGCCCAGTTGACGCAAGCTTGGTGTTTTAGGGACCGAGAATCTCCTGGAGGCTTGTGTCCAGGAGAATGTGGCCTCTTTCATCTACACCAGCACAGTCGAGGTGATGGGCCCCAACCTGAAAGGCGACCCGGTGGTAAATGGCCACGAGGACATGGCCTACCGTTGCGCCCTCAAGTCATCCTACAGCAGGACCAAAAAGGAAGCAGAGGTTCGTGCCCTGGAGTACCACGGCGAGTGGCTGCCTGATGGCGGGCGCCTGGCCACCTGCGCCCTGAGGCCCATGTACATCTACGGGGAAGACTGCCGTTTCCTGTTGGGCCACATGGCGGACGGGGTGCGCAATGGGGACGTCCTCTACCGGATGTCCCAACGAGAGGCCAAAGTCAACCCGGTGTATGTAGGTAACGTGGCGGTCGCCCACCTCCAGGCCGCCCGCTGCCTTAAGGACCCCGAGCGCCGGGCGGACGTAGGCGGAAAGTTTTACTTTGTGTCTGACGACACGCCGCACATCAGCTACTCAGACTTCAACTACGCCATCATGTCACCCCTGGGCTTCGGCATCCAGGAGAGGATGATGGTGCCCCTGCCCCTGTTCTACGTGTTTTGTTTCCTGTGGGAAATGGTGTGCCTAATGCTTCGGCCTTTCCGCCGGGTGGtgccgcccatcaaccggcagcTGCTCACCATGCTCAACACGCCCTTCAGCTTTTCCTACGACAAAGCCAAACGTGAGCTGGGTTACACGCCTAAGTACACCTGGCAGCAAGCGCGAAGTAACACCACCCAGTGGCTTGCGCAACAGCTGCCCATTCAGCGCCAGGaaatatggaaaaaataaaaaggccaGTTTCGTTGTTCTGGTCAAAGTTTAAATTTCAAAGAAAGAGGCTTGCTtaaaaaacaacacacacaaacatattaTCAGAATGTGTAGTTTAGGAGGGTAAAACTCCCTTAGTAGCCTGAGGTTAAACGTCAAAGAAAACTTCTTTGGTACCCACCCAGCATTAAAACAAAGGAAAAAcagttttctgtttgttttttttgtttttttaaaaggttAAATTTACATTAAAATACTGGCCGCTGTGGTTGCTAGACTTTTACCATTAAATAGGTGCACATGAACACACAATTTAAATCTCTTCTACCAATATTTTCATTGTTGCGTTCATTGACAGTTTCTTGAGTTGACCTAAAATGTCACTGTTCCTGTTGTGACATAAATGTATTAAAGTATTAAATCTTTTATCTCTAGTTGTTATTTTGTCCTTACGACACGGAAACAGCTGTTCACACGACATTGATCTggaacacatacacaaaaacaCACCTGCCCACACATAAACACGATCATCCACCCACGAACGTCTGGGTGGAACTAGGCCAGAGTCCATGTCACTGATTTCAACAGGCCGTCACTGATCAGCAAGCTGGACATCAAATGGTTGTGGTGATGAACACTCAAAtgctaaaaatacaaaaatagaaTTAGGCATTttacaaaacacacaaaaaaattattattattataagtttaaaatgatatttttgtgtctgtttctttgtttgttttcattgtATCTGACAAGAAAGCATAAGTTATTGGAGGGGGGAGTGGAATAACTAGGCCGATAAGAAACGCTAAATtgcaaaacaatgacaaatataATTAAATTTACATTTCAGTGGTTAATGTGCATTTTCCGCTCAAACCCTGAAAATCACTCATACTAAGAAAAATGTCAGGAAACATAACACACACAATAAACTGGTTTCTTGCGACTATAGAAAACACTATAATTAGATATGTGACCcagttcttgttaaaaaaaattgttttcacagatttaacTTTTCAGCCTTTAAGGCTCCTTTAAGAGGAGGCCCgcttaattttaatttattaaatatAAAGAATAATTGTTTTAACACTCACGTTAAAGTTGCCATCAGTCTTTTCACGGCATTCTACCAAATTAAACAATTTGGTTACCATGGTTATGCTAGCTATTGCTGGCGGGAACCgccattttgtttgtttaccAAGTGACGTGTCCTTAGGCGACCTATCAGCCGTGAGCTTCGGGGAAGTCAACAACCAATCGCGTTCCTGTCCACTCGACTCAGACGTGAGTTATGATGCATTAAAAGTCCCGCAAATTGTCGTAAAACGAGAGTGAAGTTTAGGAGGAGTTATTCCTGTTGGGCGTTTTGTGGTTGTTGACGGTGTTTCCTGGCCGTCAGCTATTGTGTGACAACGAAACCGAAAGCCGATCACTGTGGAGCGGTCACACTGAGCAGCTGAGCACCGTTAAGCTCCCTTTAACTCCCGCAAATGTGCCCCCCGGACAAAAGCGTCCTGCTGTTCTTCTCTCTTCTGCTGGTCCACGGCGTCCAAGGTAAGTCATCCACCCTTGGACTTTTTATTCAAAATAGGGTCAGCTTTATGACGTTTTAagctatttaaataaataaataaaaagtgactaAATGAGGCAAAGATAATGTACTAAGAAATAATAAATCTATaacgtaaaaaatatatatcatgaaATACATCGGTGGAagcaataaaaatcaaaattttgaataaatattttgttgataagtataaataaattacaattatcGTGTAAATCAAATTTAAATTTAGAGTAGTGTAGACAATTAAATCATATggcaatatacagtgccctccataattattggcacccctggttaaaatgagttttttagcttctaatatattttttaattcaagtaaGATGGgatcttaatggaaaaaagagaaaaatccaaccttcaatacaagtgcatttattcagtggggaaaaaatcccacataaagaaataattatttgacatcaaataatgtgtgtcacaattattagcaccccaggtgttaatactttgtacaacccccttttgccaacaaaacagcgccTAATCttttcctataatgtttcacaagatgggaaaagacagaaagagggatcttcagccattcctctttgcagaatctctcttaatcacagacccagtgacgacccatcttcagctttcgggcagagggcaacagattttgattttaaatgtcctcctatttcaaagcattcatgatgccatgcatcctaacaaggttcccagggcctttggaagcgaaacagccccacagcatcactgacccacccccatacttcacagtgggtatgaggtgcttttcaaaatgcgcatctttcgtggcacgccagacccacatagagtgtttgttgccaaaaagctcaatcttggtctcatctgaccaaagcacacggtcccagttgaagcctgggaccattacagttgaagcctgggaccgtgggtGGTGGGTCAGTACCACGGATAaaacacattcactgctttcactcaaaaaccttAAGatcttatatttaaaaaaatacttattcCTAACCTAAaattgtcattacgcttgataacacacgtcTCTTAAAAGTTCAATTTTAAAGTTTCAGTTGAATTTCCATTTATGTCAAGCTATTTTACTTCTAATTAAGTTCTAAGTGTAAGTCTAAATTGTTAGTCCGATAGGAtttggagtttttgcagtgttcaaaataaatgtatgatacttaCTGTATTGGAACACataaggcaccagtgctacttggtgttttatccatcaatgactaccgattatgtttttattttacaccctcatcgctCTACAGTGCTGTGTTTTTACCGATTAAATAAATCCTGTATGAAAtacacattagccacgcatcggcaatagtcataattaatagaaacctaaccCTCCACAGGGCAAACTTTACTTTAGCATGgtacagtaatgttaatcttatttattagcgctacatTAACTTCATTTTACCTTGTCCTGAGTATCGCTCCCCCGCGCTCGGCGTAAACGTGCGGGTCGCGTGGTGCCAGGGGGTGCCGAAGCGTCGGCGGGGCCCTGGGTAGCGGGGCCTGGCGGGGCTAAAGTTATTcaagcgctgtcttacagtgaatatacatgaaacagtgttcgccttggtctccagcttgaaatgcttccacacttttgacattttctgttttttctggGTGTCTCTTTCTCCGCTTTCGTCGGCTTCTTCATCGTTAACTCTATAGTCATGCGTGgttaaaatcaaatatatccgcccTCTCTCCCTTCTtcttctacgcacgtgacgtcagtgccttgtgccgcattaaaagcaGTCCAGGCAAAACTTCCTGCCTAGAGCTGGGAAAATTAAACGACTCCTCGAGGCGGAGAAAATGCctcgatcaattttttaaatcgagttactcaaattattcgagtaatcgtttcggctctattgttgtttattgtcatcacaTAAAAATGGCATCGCGCCAACATGTAGGTTTGGAAGCATGGGCGGAAGAATGTGTCGACATGAGCAACACCACGTGGCGACAGTACCGCCAGCTGAGACAGCAGAGGACGCAGCCTCAGGTTCGCTACCTGCTTATGACCCGAGAGCGCCCGGGGTGCGCTCTCGTCTTCCAGAAGGCGGCGGGGACCACCTTCAACGCCACGCGGCCCACTAAGGTCATTGTACACGGCTACAGGTACGGGCAGTTTACTGTTTGAGATTGGTTGAAGACCACCATAACGTTGTTGTGTTTGTTTGGGTGCGGACAGGGCATTGGGCAGCAAGCCCGGCTGGGTTTTAGATCTGGCCCAAGCGTTGCTGAAAGCGGAGGACGCCAACGTGTTGATGGCCGATTGGGTTTACCGCGCCTCATTCGCATACAACCTGGTGGTGGACGGCTACAAGGAAGTGGCATTGCACATATCCAGCCTCATCAGCCGCCTGCAGGTCAACGAACCCGCAACTCGCTCATAATTTGGGACTTTCTTCTCATAACGTTACTACACTTTTAAATTCATGACTTTTCTTGTAACATTATAAATTTTTTACTACATTTATGATTCAAATATtaatgtcaactttttttcaCGACTCATGACTCCTCGTAACATACCATTTTGTATTCATGACCATCTTCTAATAATGTTAAAACTTttttccgagtcacctgattttgataatctgccaatacagagtcccgatccgataacaaaaaaaactagttttttttccatgtcaACAAAAGTTCTGAACATATTATGGTGttgtactttttacagtacttcctcgtcCACTTTTTTCGGGAGTCTTACAGAGtacaaaatgtatataaaaatggattttgggatttggaattttttttattatgtggcaaaatggatttttgtaagtggcatttcttttggtatgtggcaaaatggcttttggtactGTATATGGCATTTTATTATAAGTGGCAAAATGACTTTAGGGCTATGCTTTTGtatatagcatttttttggtatatggcatttttacaGGCCATGCCcgaccatgccattgacggctatgcacgtccaaattttccattcattttgaatggcaggaaaaacgtgtggttgtgatttttgaccacacactttacattacagcgcattgaaatTCAGCTGGTACTCAAGTAAGGCCATGtctttgacggctatgcacgtccaaattttcgattcattttgaatggcagaaaaacgtgtagtTGTgacttttgaccatacacttaccattacatcgCATTGACGTTCAGCTGGCATATATCCCCCATGttatcatcgctccactggcttccagtccattttagaaatgatttcaaacttttattgtttgtttttaattctattaatggccaggctccttatTTGTCGGCGATTTTAACCCTCCGTAACTCTGGCAAGGCTCTTCGTTCTACCAGCCAGCTTCTTTTGCAAGTTCCGAGGTCGAGattaaatggggggggggggggggggttatggcCAGCTTTTgcagttgctgcccccaggttgtGGAATAGCCTACCCCTGAAATCCTCACCATGACCAAtctaggcctttttaaatcttggTTAAAGACACACTTTTTTAGACTCGCTTTTTCAACAAGGGTAGCCTAGTTTTATTTCTTCAGTGTTTTAATGCTTTTGGATTttgtctgttttattgttttatttgctgttatgACTTTTATCATGacgcattgtttttgtttttttaatgtcataGTATAGTACTTTCCAGTCTTTTATTTATCACGAACCGTGttatctttgttgtaaagcacttttagGGCCTTttgggtttttgtaaagggctatagaaataaatttgatttggcacccaagtaaggctatgccattgacggctgggcatgtccaaattttcaatttattttgaatggcagaaaaacgtgtggctgtgatttttggccatacacttaccattacagcacatttacattcaactggcacccatgtAAGGCCGTGCCAGTGGGGGCTATGCACGTCcgaattttctattcattttgaatggcagaaaaatatgtggttgtgatttggtcaattTACTGTATGACTAACCTTGTAGCATTACAACTTTTTGTCACTTATTTTATGAAATATCTCTTAGTTTtctgttaattttatttagaacattACAATTTTTATCACATACTTTGTGACCCATTTCTTACAACTTTCTTTTCTCATAATTCATGGCTTTCCTCTTGGCCTACAACACTTTATGGGCTTTAATATTATCTTTACACAAAACATTGCAACACATATTTTTCTCTTATTGCAACAAACTTCATAAGTAATTATAACATTGTGTTACCTGTATACTTGTCTTCAGCTCGCCACATAAAAAAATCCTAATTTATGACTTTCATTTGTAACAATGCATATCTTGTCTTAGTTGTATGACTTTGTCCTTGGAGCAGTATTTGTTCTCTCTTTGACGTTCTTTTGGCAAAATCGCAATTTTTTTATGCATACTTtgttgattttctttttgtaacACTGTACCTTATCCTCACATAATTCCTGCTTTCCTTAACCAGAAAGAGGGGTGTAAGCTGGAGTCATTCCACTTCATCGGCGTTAGTTTAGGGGCACATGTGGCCGGATTTGTGGGAACGCTTTTCGAGGGAAGGATTGGAAGAATCACAGGTAAACGTTGACTGAAATGTGTTTCATTTTGGCTTACAATCAGTTCTatttcttttattgtttttacctTCCAGCTTTGGACCCTGCTGGTCCCATGTTTAAGGGTGCAGACACCTTTGATCGTCTGGACCCTTCCGACGCACAGTTTGTCGATGCCATTCACACCGACTCGGACTGTAAGACACAAGTTGTAttcaacttcaataaaaatgcCTCTTTAGATGTAATTTCCTCGAAAGACAACAGCTCACATTTGTCTTTgacatattaaaaaacaaatacacatgAAGAGAGTTCCTCCTTGTAACATTGGGAGTGATACTTATTTTGGCAACCTGTCAGACTTTGGCATCTCCATCCCGGTTGGCCACGTGGACTTCTTCCTAAACGGAGGAAACGACCAGACGGGATGCGCGCGTTCCCGATTCTCCTCTGGTGAGTTACTCCTTTTgtgaaatgtacaaaatattgttaagaaaaagaaatgaaatgtgaaacgtttcaaaaattgACCTTTTAACTCATTCGTTGGCATTGAcgatgacagacgtccaatccatttgaactgtaaCATTACCGGACTTGAGCGCATGTCTGAAAAGGGCTTTTGTCTTCTTTGCAGTGTATGGCTACGTGATTTGCGACCACATGAGGGcgctgcatgtttatatgagtgCTTTGAACTCATCATGCCGCCTGAGCGGTGTGCCGTGTGACAGCTACCAAAACTTCCTGCAGGGACGCTGCCGTCACTGTGACGCTTTTAATGGAAAATGTCCGACCATTGGTGAGTGATTAAAGCAAAAatgaatatacagtgatccctcgctacttggcgtttcaaactttgcaccctcagtccatcacggattttttttcaatttaaaaaaaaaaaaaaaatacggatgagctgtcccgagccgatcgcgtggGCTCACTCCACCTCCCTCCTTCCCtctctccctctccctgctctttgttggtcaggcagtgcactggagctgCTTatcaaagttaacgatgattgacggatATTTtaagtttgatcttgccacagttgCCAGGAAGCCTAAgcatcaaagcgccgcatgtgtcaGTCATCgtctaacttgttaaacagttgctgtggcaactcattgtgtgtaagtgagcagcttgagcggatttgagtggactcaatcGATAGAGCATCTAATAAAGacgagcatttttctactttattcttgattaaaaatatttcagtgggacagtaacatgtttaaaacttataattattacatttgaagtgctgaaaaaacattaactcatttgctcccaaaaacgtataaatacattctatttttaattgtttcagtgtcccaaagatgtatttatacgtcttttaggggttttttttaacaagagacatctctaggttctgattcaacctaGCTCCAAAGcataatgctgaaaatccattttaaagcaataaccactggagggcagtagcgcatttggtaagacccccaacccgatgCAACGGAACGAACgaccgggccgcacggccggggcatcggcggaagacgaccgactgggcgtccaggatgccagatgctggacgaccgagcagaacgactgggaccaccagtgcagtggacaatgccgttgagtccgtgctgctcgccgagcatagCCCACGCCACCGTGCTCAGCCGCTCGTGTCCCCaacctccagtgtcccgcgactcagctgGAAACGCGCATGGCCAAACCAGAAGGCGAAGGGGGttccaccggtgaaaatggctgggagtgaatgagtttatatatatactagggctgtcaaaattatcgcgttaacaggcggtaattttttaaattaatcacgttaaaatatttgacgcaattaacgcacatgccccactcaaacagattaaaatgacagcagtgtaatgtccgcttgttacttgctttttggtgtttggcaacctctgctggcgcttgggtccaaatgattttatgggcttcagcacgatgagtgagcatggtgtaattattgacatcaacaatggtgagctactagtttattttttgattgaaaattttacaaattttaataaaacgaaaacattaagaggggttttaatataaaatttctataacttgtactaacattaatcttttcagaactacaagtctttctatccatggatcgctttaagagaatgttaataatgttaatgtcatcttgttgatttattgtcttcataaacaaatacagtacttatgtgccgtatgttgaatgtatatatccgtcttgtgtcttatctttccattccaacaataatttacagaaaaatattgcatgttttatagatggtttgaattgcgattaattacgattaattaatttttaagctgtaattaactcgattaaaaattttaatcgtttgacagctctaatatatacacatatttatataaaagctggggaaaaaatgaaaaaatttgtcttatatgcatctctttctaatgctaaatctgaataaatacattgaacacacaattttttttttgtggggtgggggggtgtcgctactttgcggtttttcacttatcgcagtaGATACCCATTAACCGcgtaaaacgagggatcactgtactgcaAATATTCCAATACAACATGTCTTAGCA
It includes:
- the hsd3b1 gene encoding hydroxy-delta-5-steroid dehydrogenase, 3 beta- and steroid delta-isomerase 1; amino-acid sequence: MSSLDGEVCVVTGACGFLGKTLIKMLLEQEKNIGEVRLLDINVKKEVLQSLQEIRGDIKLTVFEGDIRDADFVRKACRGATLVFHIASIIDVTEAVEPSEIYGVNVKGTENLLEACVQENVASFIYTSTVEVMGPNLKGDPVVNGHEDMAYRCALKSSYSRTKKEAEVRALEYHGEWLPDGGRLATCALRPMYIYGEDCRFLLGHMADGVRNGDVLYRMSQREAKVNPVYVGNVAVAHLQAARCLKDPERRADVGGKFYFVSDDTPHISYSDFNYAIMSPLGFGIQERMMVPLPLFYVFCFLWEMVCLMLRPFRRVVPPINRQLLTMLNTPFSFSYDKAKRELGYTPKYTWQQARSNTTQWLAQQLPIQRQEIWKK
- the pla1a gene encoding phospholipase A1 member A isoform X2 — encoded protein: MCPPDKSVLLFFSLLLVHGVQGLEAWAEECVDMSNTTWRQYRQLRQQRTQPQVRYLLMTRERPGCALVFQKAAGTTFNATRPTKVIVHGYRALGSKPGWVLDLAQALLKAEDANVLMADWVYRASFAYNLVVDGYKEVALHISSLISRLQKEGCKLESFHFIGVSLGAHVAGFVGTLFEGRIGRITALDPAGPMFKGADTFDRLDPSDAQFVDAIHTDSDYFGISIPVGHVDFFLNGGNDQTGCARSRFSSVYGYVICDHMRALHVYMSALNSSCRLSGVPCDSYQNFLQGRCRHCDAFNGKCPTIGLSEKCGITSSTLPTEQKLFLLTTSQPPFCAHHIMLVLETSALTKSAEVEVTLTTGDQETQRRLRLREAPVCINNFNVRRGSLWSHDLVLVCGLF
- the pla1a gene encoding phospholipase A1 member A isoform X1, coding for MCPPDKSVLLFFSLLLVHGVQGLEAWAEECVDMSNTTWRQYRQLRQQRTQPQVRYLLMTRERPGCALVFQKAAGTTFNATRPTKVIVHGYRALGSKPGWVLDLAQALLKAEDANVLMADWVYRASFAYNLVVDGYKEVALHISSLISRLQKEGCKLESFHFIGVSLGAHVAGFVGTLFEGRIGRITALDPAGPMFKGADTFDRLDPSDAQFVDAIHTDSDYFGISIPVGHVDFFLNGGNDQTGCARSRFSSVYGYVICDHMRALHVYMSALNSSCRLSGVPCDSYQNFLQGRCRHCDAFNGKCPTIGLSEKCGITSSTLPTEQKLFLLTTSQPPFCAHHIMLVLETSALTKSAEVEVTLTTGDQETQRRLRLRTDTTVYTTVLAHPVALCEIHSITLKNTGARFYRQSEIHVKSVCLSQIASPMREAPVCINNFNVRRGSLWSHDLVLVCGLF